The Thermostichus vulcanus str. 'Rupite' genome segment GACTGCGCCTGAGCCGGGTGAATCGGGTTCTAGAAGCCCTGATCGTTGCTTTGCCCAGTTCCGAGGGATCCGAGTGAACTCCGAGAGTCAACTGCCCCAGCCACAAGGGGATGGGGGTTTCCCGGCAATTCTTGTAAAACAACTTGTAAAACAAAGTATTACCGATTTTGAACCTTTGGCAACCGATGGCCACGGCAATTGACTGGGCAGACAACCTTGGGCAAGGGCACCAGCAGCCTAGGGGTAAAATAGCCTCACCTGAGGTCGGAGAACGCTGTGGTGATAATCCCATCCCGTCGTCGATTTTTGCTTGGTTCCGCCGCTCTGCTACTGGGTGCCTGTGGTGCCAGACAAGTGGGGCCCTCTGATGGGGGAGATGGGATCCGCCTCCGCTTCTGGACGATGCAACTGAAACCCACCTTCGAGGACTACCTAAACCGGGTGATCGTTGACTTCCAAGGTCAGTACCCCGATACCCGTGTGGAATGGGTAGATGTGCCCTGGGGGGAAATGGAAACCAAGATCCTGACGGCGGTGGCCGCCAACACGGGCCCAGATGTGGTTAACCTCAATCCGCTTTTTGCCAGTAAACTGGCCGAACGAGAGGCTCTTCTTGATCTAGAGACACAGGTCTCTGCAACAGAGCGAGCCGCCTATTTCCCTAACCTCTGGCAGGCCAATCAACTGGTGCGGGCTGGATCGGCTGCCGCGATCACTTTTGGACTGCCCTGGTATGTGGCCAGTGACATTACCCTCTACAACCGGGCTTTGCTGGAAGAAGCCGGCTGGGATCCCGACCGTCCCCCTGGCACCTACGCGGAACTGGCTCAGATGGCTCCACTAATCCGGGAGCGCACCGGCAAGTACGCCTTCCTGCTGACCATGGATGGATCCCAGGTCTTGGAGGCGATGGTGCAGATGGGGTTGTCCCTGCTGGATGAAGAAGGAAAAGCAGGGTTCGACAATCCGGCGGGAGAAGCGGCTTTTGCCTATTGGGTGGAGTTGTTTCAGTCGGGTGGGATCCCACGGGAGGTGCTCACAGAGAGCCACCGCCGGACTTTGGAACTGTACCAATCGGGAGAACTGGCCTTTTTGCTCACTGGGCCACAGTTTCTACGGCAAATCCAAGAAAATGCCCCCGATATTGCCGCTGTGACGGATGTGGCCCCACAAATTGCCGGCTCCGATGGACGCGTCAGTGCGGCGGTGATGAATGTGGCCATTCCCAAAGCTACCCTTTATCCAGAGCGGGCGGTGCAACTGGCTCTCTTCCTCACCAATGCCCAGAACCAACTGGAATTTTCCCAACTGGCCAATACCCTACCCTCCACAGTGGCGACGGCGGCGGATCCCTACTTTACGGGCACAGCCGCAACGGTATTGGACAAGGCTCGCCTGGTCAGTGCTGCCCAACTGGAGCGTTCGCAGGTGTTGATCCCCCCGGTAGAAGGCTTGGCGGATTTGCAGAAAATCATCTACGAAGAGTTGCAACGGGCAATGTTGGGAGAAAAGTCGGTGCAAGTGGCGGTACGGGATGCGGCCCAGCGCTGGAATGGATAAAGAAGGCCCAGCCCAACGAGCCTGGCAGCAGTTCTGGATCCCTTTTGGCCCCTATGGATTTGTCCTGCCCGCCCTGCTCCTGATGGGGATCGCCACCTTTTGGCCGATGCTGCAGGCTCTCTACCTGAGTTTGACCCGCTATGACCTCCTCAGTACTCCCACCTGGATTGGTCTAGAAAACTACCGCCGCCTGCTGTGGGATCCCCTCTTTTGGAAAGCATTGGGAAATACGCTGCTCTACGTGGCTTTGGTGGTGCCGCCCCTGGTGTGGCTGCCGCTGGGATTAGCGATTTTGGTGAATCGGCCTTGGCCTGGCATTGGACTATTTCGCTTGCTCTATTACCTGCCGGTGGTGTTTTCGGTGGTGGTGGCGGGCTTGGCCTGGCGCTGGCTGTATGCGGAAAATGGCCTACTGAATCACATTCTTTCGCTGGTGTTGGGACATGCGGTGCGGATCCCATGGTTAACGGATCCCCGCTGGGCTTTGTTTTCCGTGAGTTTGGTCACCATCTGGAAGGGCTTGGGCTACTACATGGTCATCTACCTGGCGGGGTTGCAAGGGATCCCGACCCATTTGTACGAAGCCGCCGCTTTGGATGGAGCCAACCGCTGGCAACAACACCGCTGGATTACCCTACCCCTGATGCGGCCCTATCAAGTGTTGGTGTTAATCCTTTCCACCATTGCTGCCATGAAGGTGTTTGAAGAAGTGTATTTGTTAACTCGGGGTGGCCCGGTGTACAGTACCCTCACCCTGGTCTACTACCTCTATGAGCGCGGGATCCGTGATTTGGAAATGGGCTATGCCTCGGCGATGGGGCTGGTGTTGTTTGGGGTGGTGCTGCTGTTGTCGTTGGGGGCCGTTCGGCTTTATTCCAGCAGAGAAGAGGGTCTTTGACCCCGTTTGGACAGGAGTCTGAGTGGCATGAACACCATGAAGAAGGTCACTTAGAAGAATGTCACTTAGATGTCACTTAGCGCCGGGATCCAACATCACAAACAAAAACTCCTCCAACCCCGTCAGGTAGGTAAGCACCTGTTCTTGGGCGGTTTCGGGTTCCAGCTTTTTGGCCTGGTTGGCTTGTTCAACTAGGGTGATCACTGGCGTTGGCCCCTGCAACAGGGATCCCAGCCAAGTCATCTGTTCGGGCAGAATTTTCAGGCGTCCGCGACTGGCCCCCGGCCAATTCATGGCAAACTCCAGCTTTTTTTCGTAGGCTTTGCCAAAGTTTTGCCGAAACTCTGGATTGTCGGCCAAGACCGGGTTCAGTTGTACCGTGCCCCCGAGCCAATCGGTATCACTCCAAGGGAACACGATAGAAGAACCGGGGTGCTCCGCCCAAAAGTCGATCAGGCGGTGGTTGGGGTAGATCAGCTCGTAAAAGTGGTTTTGGTCGGCAGGAGACAGTTTATCCAGCTCGGTCTTAAGCCACTCAGGCATTTCCTTGAAAAGCAGAGCGGGATCCCAGTCGGAGTAGTCCACCAAGCAGACCAGCCCCAGTTCCGCTTCCTTGAGCATGCGCATCAGGTCAGGGATGAGGAACCCCTTGTCGCTGGGCAAGAGGTAGTTGGCGCGCATGTTGGTGTCGTCTTTGTAGATCTCAGGGTTCCAGCGCAGAGCCGCCCGCGCTTCATCAGAGACGAGGTTGTTCATGAATTCCCGCACCAAATTTGAGGCTTCCGGGGTGGGCAACTCAAATAACCCCAACAGTTGAAACGCCTTCTGCATGCGGAAGATCACTTCCCGCTGGTAAGCATGGTGGAGGTTGGCCCGCAGGATCCCGTCAGGTTTTAAGACCCGTTTGAGAACTTTTAGGCCCGCCACCGGGTCATCCAACAGATAGAGCACATCGTTGAGGCTGATGAAGTCAAACTGCAGCCCCAATTGTTCCAGGTCAAACAGATTGAGGGCGTGCAGCTCCACATTCACAAAGCCGTGGTAGCGCAAGCGCCGCTCCGTCACCCGCACGGA includes the following:
- a CDS encoding ABC transporter substrate-binding protein produces the protein MVIIPSRRRFLLGSAALLLGACGARQVGPSDGGDGIRLRFWTMQLKPTFEDYLNRVIVDFQGQYPDTRVEWVDVPWGEMETKILTAVAANTGPDVVNLNPLFASKLAEREALLDLETQVSATERAAYFPNLWQANQLVRAGSAAAITFGLPWYVASDITLYNRALLEEAGWDPDRPPGTYAELAQMAPLIRERTGKYAFLLTMDGSQVLEAMVQMGLSLLDEEGKAGFDNPAGEAAFAYWVELFQSGGIPREVLTESHRRTLELYQSGELAFLLTGPQFLRQIQENAPDIAAVTDVAPQIAGSDGRVSAAVMNVAIPKATLYPERAVQLALFLTNAQNQLEFSQLANTLPSTVATAADPYFTGTAATVLDKARLVSAAQLERSQVLIPPVEGLADLQKIIYEELQRAMLGEKSVQVAVRDAAQRWNG
- a CDS encoding carbohydrate ABC transporter permease produces the protein MDKEGPAQRAWQQFWIPFGPYGFVLPALLLMGIATFWPMLQALYLSLTRYDLLSTPTWIGLENYRRLLWDPLFWKALGNTLLYVALVVPPLVWLPLGLAILVNRPWPGIGLFRLLYYLPVVFSVVVAGLAWRWLYAENGLLNHILSLVLGHAVRIPWLTDPRWALFSVSLVTIWKGLGYYMVIYLAGLQGIPTHLYEAAALDGANRWQQHRWITLPLMRPYQVLVLILSTIAAMKVFEEVYLLTRGGPVYSTLTLVYYLYERGIRDLEMGYASAMGLVLFGVVLLLSLGAVRLYSSREEGL
- a CDS encoding class I SAM-dependent methyltransferase, giving the protein MASSSTESLRQLYEELPYPNVPISTSGRGALDGLYRMSLTTAQYARTRAIVPSEGSLILNAGCGSGWETLILAEANPGARLVVCDLSAESVRVTERRLRYHGFVNVELHALNLFDLEQLGLQFDFISLNDVLYLLDDPVAGLKVLKRVLKPDGILRANLHHAYQREVIFRMQKAFQLLGLFELPTPEASNLVREFMNNLVSDEARAALRWNPEIYKDDTNMRANYLLPSDKGFLIPDLMRMLKEAELGLVCLVDYSDWDPALLFKEMPEWLKTELDKLSPADQNHFYELIYPNHRLIDFWAEHPGSSIVFPWSDTDWLGGTVQLNPVLADNPEFRQNFGKAYEKKLEFAMNWPGASRGRLKILPEQMTWLGSLLQGPTPVITLVEQANQAKKLEPETAQEQVLTYLTGLEEFLFVMLDPGAK